A DNA window from Haliovirga abyssi contains the following coding sequences:
- a CDS encoding FeoA family protein, which produces MTIYLNELLPGQSAFIVGIEENSTLRQRLMELGVREGKQVFMRRRAPLGDPMEVNVMGTNLSIRKSEARYVMIDKVVTCPGNGKMRGLGKGLGRRHNK; this is translated from the coding sequence ATGACAATATATCTAAACGAGCTGTTACCGGGTCAGTCTGCTTTCATAGTTGGAATTGAAGAAAATTCAACTTTAAGACAAAGATTAATGGAACTTGGAGTTAGAGAAGGAAAGCAAGTTTTTATGAGAAGAAGAGCTCCGTTAGGAGATCCTATGGAAGTTAATGTTATGGGAACAAATCTATCTATTAGAAAATCAGAAGCTAGATATGTAATGATAGATAAAGTGGTAACTTGCCCTGGAAATGGAAAAATGAGAGGGTTAGGCAAAGGATTAGGAAGGAGACATAATAAATGA